Proteins from a single region of Streptomyces spinoverrucosus:
- a CDS encoding transketolase, translated as MNTRELVELAQQLRVDSVRASAAAGSGHPTSSMSAADLMAVLLAHHLRYDFDRPDHPGNDRFVLSKGHASPLLYSAYKAAGAIDDGELLTFRKLGSRLEGHPTPRRLPWVETATGSLGQGLPVGVGIALSGKRLDRTDYRVYVLCGDSELAEGSVWEAAEHASYEHLDNLTAIVDVNRLGQRGPTRHGHDLDAYARRFQAFGWHTIEVDGHDVDAIDRAYGEAISTRGQPTAVLARTLKGKGVDGVEDREGLHGKPLPDADEAIAELGGPRDLRVHVNEPPAARLLHAVREEHVELPRFDQGEEVATRDAYGKALAALGTGRGDVVALDGEVSDSTRSEAFAKEHPERFFECYIAEQQMVAGAVGIASRGWVPYASTFAAFLTRAYDFVRMASISGAGINLVGSHAGVAIGQDGPSQMGLEDLAMFRAVHGSTVLYPCDANQTARLVAAMADLDGIRYLRTSRGKSEVIYGPDEDFPVGGSKVLRSSETDRVTLVAAGVTVPEALAAADALDRAGIQVRVIDLYSVKPVDRLTLRQAAEDTGCLITVEDHHPEGGLGDAVLDAFLDGRPMPRLVRLAVRTMPGSAAPDQQLHAAGIDAESIAAAVQLLVEQAVLR; from the coding sequence ATGAACACCCGCGAACTCGTCGAGCTGGCCCAGCAGTTGCGCGTGGACAGCGTGCGGGCCTCCGCCGCCGCAGGCTCCGGGCATCCGACGTCGTCGATGTCCGCCGCCGATCTGATGGCCGTACTCCTGGCCCACCACCTGCGCTACGACTTCGACCGCCCGGACCACCCGGGCAACGACCGCTTCGTGCTGTCCAAGGGACACGCCTCGCCCCTGCTGTACTCGGCCTACAAGGCGGCCGGCGCCATCGACGACGGTGAGCTGCTCACCTTCCGCAAGCTGGGCAGCCGGCTCGAAGGGCACCCCACGCCGCGGCGGCTGCCCTGGGTCGAGACGGCCACCGGATCGCTGGGGCAGGGACTGCCGGTCGGTGTCGGGATCGCGCTGTCCGGCAAGCGGCTCGACCGTACGGACTACCGCGTGTACGTGCTGTGCGGGGACAGCGAGCTCGCCGAGGGCTCCGTGTGGGAGGCCGCCGAGCACGCCTCGTACGAGCATCTGGACAACCTCACCGCGATCGTCGACGTCAACCGGCTGGGCCAGCGCGGCCCCACCCGGCACGGCCACGACCTCGACGCCTACGCCCGCCGCTTCCAGGCGTTCGGCTGGCACACCATCGAGGTCGACGGGCACGACGTGGACGCGATCGACCGGGCGTACGGGGAGGCCATCTCGACCAGGGGCCAGCCGACCGCCGTCCTCGCCCGCACCCTCAAGGGCAAGGGCGTCGACGGGGTCGAGGACCGCGAGGGGCTGCACGGCAAGCCGCTGCCCGACGCCGACGAGGCCATCGCCGAACTCGGCGGCCCCCGAGACCTGCGTGTCCATGTGAACGAGCCGCCGGCCGCGCGCCTGCTGCACGCCGTCCGGGAGGAGCACGTCGAGCTGCCCCGCTTCGACCAGGGCGAGGAGGTGGCGACCCGGGACGCCTACGGCAAGGCGCTCGCCGCCCTCGGCACCGGACGCGGTGACGTCGTCGCCCTCGACGGCGAGGTGAGCGACTCCACGCGGTCCGAGGCCTTCGCCAAGGAGCACCCCGAGCGGTTCTTCGAGTGCTACATCGCCGAGCAGCAGATGGTCGCGGGCGCGGTGGGCATCGCCTCGCGCGGCTGGGTGCCGTACGCCTCGACGTTCGCGGCCTTCCTCACGCGCGCCTACGACTTCGTCCGCATGGCCTCGATCAGCGGGGCCGGGATCAACCTGGTCGGCTCGCACGCGGGCGTCGCGATCGGGCAGGACGGGCCCTCGCAGATGGGCCTGGAGGACCTGGCGATGTTCCGGGCCGTGCACGGCTCGACCGTGCTGTACCCGTGCGACGCCAACCAGACCGCCCGGCTCGTCGCCGCCATGGCCGACCTGGACGGCATCCGCTACCTGCGCACCTCGCGCGGCAAGAGCGAGGTGATCTACGGCCCCGACGAGGACTTCCCGGTCGGCGGCAGCAAGGTGCTGCGATCCTCCGAAACCGACCGGGTGACCCTCGTCGCGGCGGGCGTCACCGTGCCCGAGGCGCTGGCCGCCGCCGACGCGCTGGACCGAGCGGGCATCCAGGTGCGGGTGATCGACCTGTACTCGGTCAAGCCCGTCGACCGGCTCACCCTGCGCCAGGCCGCCGAGGACACCGGCTGCCTGATCACCGTCGAGGACCACCACCCGGAGGGCGGTCTCGGCGACGCCGTCCTCGACGCCTTCCTCGACGGGCGTCCCATGCCGCGTCTGGTGCGTCTCGCGGTGCGTACGATGCCGGGTTCGGCGGCGCCCGACCAGCAGCTGCACGCCGCGGGCATCGACGCCGA
- a CDS encoding NAD(P)/FAD-dependent oxidoreductase — MSRPRIVIVGAGFAGYRTARVLSRLARDRADITLLNPTDYFLYLPLLPQVAAGILEPRRVTVSLSGTLPRVRLVLGEADGIDLDARTVHYSDPEGGGGTLEYDRLVLAAGSVNKLLPIPGVAEHAHGFRGLPEALYLRDHVTRQVELAAAADDPKSCAARCTFVVVGAGYTGTEVAAHGQMFTDAQVRKHPLREGMRPRWLLLDIAERVLPELDERLSRTADRVLRQRGVDVRMGTSVKEATHGGVLLTDGEYVETRTLVWCVGVRPDPLVESLDLPMERGRLLVDPHLQVPGRPEVFACGDAAAVPDLDKPGQYTPMTAQHAWRHGKVCAHNIAASFGEGERRAYRHKDMGFVVDLGGAKAAANPLGVPLSGVAAGAVTRGYHLAAMPGNRVRVAADWLLDAVLPRQAVQLGLVRSWSVPLDTASPELARVPGGAGAPAGAEVAAGARTGPGAAAAPDADPESAKNQPGGEPAKNQPGGEPAKNQPGGEPAKNQPGGEPAKNQPGPESGKPAPKSGTDHPSPGPVKRIDTPDEGDR; from the coding sequence GTGAGTCGACCCCGCATCGTGATCGTCGGTGCCGGCTTCGCCGGCTACCGCACGGCCCGCGTCCTGTCGCGGCTGGCCCGGGACAGGGCCGACATCACCCTGCTCAACCCGACCGACTACTTCCTGTATCTGCCGCTGCTGCCGCAGGTGGCCGCCGGGATCCTGGAGCCGCGCCGCGTCACCGTCTCCCTCTCCGGCACCCTGCCCCGGGTGCGGCTCGTCCTCGGCGAGGCCGACGGCATCGACCTCGACGCGCGGACCGTGCACTACTCCGACCCCGAGGGCGGGGGCGGCACGCTGGAGTACGACCGGCTGGTGCTCGCCGCCGGCAGCGTCAACAAGCTGCTGCCCATACCCGGCGTCGCCGAGCACGCCCACGGCTTCCGCGGCCTGCCCGAGGCGCTCTACCTGCGCGACCACGTGACCCGGCAGGTGGAGCTGGCGGCCGCCGCCGACGACCCCAAGAGCTGTGCCGCGCGCTGCACCTTCGTGGTGGTCGGCGCCGGCTACACCGGGACCGAGGTCGCCGCGCACGGGCAGATGTTCACCGACGCCCAGGTGCGCAAGCACCCCCTGCGGGAGGGCATGCGGCCGCGCTGGCTCCTGCTGGACATCGCCGAGCGCGTCCTGCCCGAACTGGACGAACGGCTCTCCCGCACCGCCGACCGGGTGCTGCGCCAACGCGGCGTCGACGTGCGGATGGGGACCTCCGTGAAGGAGGCCACGCACGGCGGGGTGCTGCTGACCGACGGGGAGTACGTCGAGACCCGCACGCTCGTGTGGTGCGTGGGCGTACGGCCCGACCCACTCGTCGAGTCCCTCGATCTGCCGATGGAACGCGGGCGGCTGCTCGTCGACCCGCACCTGCAAGTGCCGGGCCGTCCCGAGGTGTTCGCCTGCGGGGACGCCGCCGCCGTGCCCGACCTCGACAAGCCCGGTCAGTACACGCCGATGACCGCACAGCACGCCTGGCGGCACGGCAAGGTGTGCGCCCACAACATCGCCGCGTCGTTCGGCGAGGGGGAGCGGCGGGCCTACCGGCACAAGGACATGGGGTTCGTGGTCGACCTGGGCGGCGCCAAGGCGGCGGCGAATCCGCTGGGAGTGCCGCTGTCCGGGGTCGCCGCCGGGGCGGTCACCCGCGGCTACCATCTCGCCGCCATGCCGGGGAACCGGGTGCGGGTTGCGGCCGACTGGCTGCTGGACGCCGTACTGCCGCGCCAGGCCGTGCAGTTGGGGCTCGTACGATCCTGGTCGGTGCCGCTGGACACGGCGTCGCCGGAACTGGCGCGGGTGCCGGGAGGCGCCGGGGCGCCGGCCGGCGCTGAGGTGGCGGCTGGAGCCCGGACGGGGCCCGGGGCTGCCGCTGCCCCTGATGCGGACCCCGAGTCCGCGAAGAACCAGCCCGGCGGGGAGCCCGCGAAGAACCAGCCCGGCGGGGAGCCCGCGAAGAACCAGCCCGGCGGGGAGCCCGCGAAGAACCAGCCCGGTGGCGAACCCGCCAAGAACCAGCCCGGCCCCGAGTCGGGCAAGCCTGCCCCGAAGTCCGGTACGGACCACCCCTCCCCGGGCCCCGTGAAGCGCATCGACACCCCCGACGAAGGAGACCGATGA
- a CDS encoding LLM class F420-dependent oxidoreductase, which translates to MPEYGYFLACEEFGPADLVEQARMAEQAGFQALWISDHYHPWNDAQGQSPFVWSVIGAISQAVSLPIETAVTCPTVRIHPAVVAQAAATSAVMTNGRFRLGVGTGEALNEHIVGHTWPPASVRMDMLEESIQVMRKLFTGEEISHYGTHYKVENARLYTVPDEPVPIDISGFGPQATALAARVGDGYITMTPEESMVEQFRKGGGGAKPVSGGTKVCYGTDRDEAVRTVRRLWSNQLLPGEMGQILPSPRHFEQLQPLITEKMISENTVCGDDVDEHVSALSAFADAGFDRVYVNQIGPDQRAFFDFYRTKVLPQLQQSH; encoded by the coding sequence ATGCCCGAGTACGGCTATTTCCTGGCCTGTGAGGAGTTCGGCCCCGCGGACCTCGTCGAGCAGGCGAGGATGGCCGAACAGGCCGGATTCCAGGCCCTGTGGATCTCGGACCACTACCACCCCTGGAACGACGCGCAGGGGCAGAGTCCGTTCGTGTGGTCGGTGATCGGCGCGATCTCCCAGGCGGTGTCCCTGCCGATCGAGACCGCGGTGACCTGCCCGACGGTCCGTATCCACCCGGCGGTGGTGGCGCAGGCCGCCGCGACCAGCGCGGTAATGACGAACGGCCGCTTCCGCCTCGGGGTGGGCACGGGCGAGGCGCTCAACGAGCACATCGTCGGCCACACCTGGCCGCCCGCCTCCGTCCGGATGGACATGCTGGAGGAGTCCATCCAGGTGATGCGCAAGCTGTTCACGGGCGAGGAGATCAGCCACTACGGCACGCACTACAAGGTGGAGAACGCCCGCCTGTACACGGTCCCCGACGAGCCCGTCCCGATCGACATCTCCGGCTTCGGCCCGCAGGCCACGGCCCTCGCGGCCCGCGTCGGCGACGGCTACATCACGATGACGCCCGAGGAGTCGATGGTGGAGCAGTTCCGCAAGGGCGGCGGGGGCGCGAAGCCGGTGAGCGGCGGCACGAAGGTCTGCTACGGCACCGACCGCGACGAGGCGGTCCGTACGGTCCGCCGGTTGTGGTCGAACCAGCTGCTGCCCGGTGAGATGGGCCAGATCCTGCCCTCGCCGCGCCACTTCGAGCAGCTGCAGCCGCTGATCACCGAGAAGATGATCAGCGAGAACACGGTCTGCGGCGACGACGTCGACGAACACGTCTCCGCCCTCAGCGCCTTCGCCGACGCCGGCTTCGACCGCGTCTACGTCAACCAGATCGGCCCCGACCAGCGCGCCTTCTTCGACTTCTACCGCACGAAGGTGCTGCCCCAGCTCCAGCAGAGCCACTGA
- a CDS encoding SDR family oxidoreductase yields the protein MRTPIGRGRAVVVTGASGGVGRATAVAFAARGDRVALLARGREGLAAAADEVQRAGGEALVVPVDMADAKAVDDAAEQVVDAFGRIDVWVNNAFAGVFAPFTEITPDEFRRVTEVTYLGYVFGTRAALRHMLPRDRGTVVQVGSALAYRGIPLQSAYCGSKHAIQGFNESLRCELLHQGSKVRTTMVQLPAINTPQFDWVLNRMPGRARPVPPVYQPEVAARAIVHAARHGRRREYWVGGSTVGTLIANAVAPGLLERYLARTGFDAQQDPGEHGGVGNLWTPADGPHGRDFGAHGRFDEEALSRSRQGWASVNRGRVGWLLAGGGLGAVLTAGLRRGGWAQLRRG from the coding sequence GTGCGCACACCGATCGGACGGGGCAGGGCCGTCGTCGTGACCGGAGCGAGCGGCGGGGTGGGCCGGGCCACGGCGGTGGCCTTCGCCGCGCGGGGTGACCGGGTCGCCCTGCTGGCCCGCGGGCGCGAGGGGCTCGCCGCGGCGGCGGACGAGGTGCAGCGCGCCGGCGGTGAGGCGCTCGTCGTGCCGGTGGACATGGCCGACGCCAAGGCCGTCGACGACGCCGCCGAGCAGGTCGTGGACGCCTTCGGACGGATCGACGTGTGGGTCAACAACGCCTTCGCCGGAGTGTTCGCGCCGTTCACGGAGATCACGCCGGACGAGTTCCGGCGGGTGACCGAAGTGACGTATCTCGGCTATGTGTTCGGTACGCGGGCCGCGCTGCGGCACATGCTGCCCCGGGACCGGGGCACGGTCGTGCAGGTCGGTTCGGCGCTGGCGTACCGGGGGATCCCCCTGCAGTCGGCGTACTGCGGGTCCAAGCACGCGATCCAGGGCTTCAACGAGTCGCTGCGGTGCGAGCTGCTGCACCAGGGCAGCAAGGTGCGGACGACGATGGTGCAGCTGCCCGCGATCAACACCCCGCAGTTCGACTGGGTGCTCAACCGGATGCCGGGGCGGGCCCGGCCGGTGCCTCCCGTGTACCAGCCGGAGGTCGCGGCGCGGGCGATCGTGCACGCGGCGCGGCACGGGCGGCGGCGGGAGTACTGGGTGGGCGGTTCGACCGTGGGCACCTTGATCGCCAACGCCGTCGCTCCCGGACTGCTGGAGCGGTATCTCGCCCGGACCGGTTTCGACGCACAGCAGGACCCGGGGGAGCACGGTGGGGTGGGCAACCTCTGGACCCCGGCGGACGGGCCGCACGGGCGGGACTTCGGCGCGCACGGGCGCTTCGACGAGGAGGCGCTGTCGCGGAGCCGGCAGGGGTGGGCCTCGGTGAACAGGGGGCGGGTCGGATGGCTGCTGGCCGGCGGCGGGCTGGGGGCCGTGCTGACGGCCGGGCTGCGTCGCGGGGGCTGGGCGCAGTTGCGGCGAGGCTGA
- a CDS encoding phage holin family protein: MDRMDHLEHLDKHLVDELAQVARETIRDELRQQTRKQRRKATLYAASGAVALYAGAAVALTVGLALALVLPGWAAALITAAILGVVAYLLRGAAKPHAGTPHGRAAELAAERDRAHGAAPPGGLGNAPYPPVPPVPPTPPGEAAAPTRAPGADTPGPGAPTPGPMPPPDRIDPESPHHRA; encoded by the coding sequence ATGGACCGCATGGATCATCTGGAGCACCTGGACAAGCATCTGGTCGACGAGCTGGCACAGGTCGCGCGGGAGACGATCCGCGACGAACTGCGCCAGCAGACCCGCAAGCAGCGCCGCAAGGCCACGCTGTACGCCGCGTCCGGAGCCGTCGCCCTGTACGCGGGCGCGGCCGTCGCCCTCACGGTCGGACTGGCACTCGCCCTCGTCCTGCCGGGCTGGGCGGCCGCGCTGATCACCGCGGCGATCCTCGGAGTCGTCGCCTACCTGCTGCGCGGCGCCGCCAAGCCGCACGCCGGGACGCCGCACGGGCGCGCCGCCGAACTGGCGGCGGAACGGGACCGCGCGCACGGCGCCGCCCCGCCCGGCGGACTCGGCAACGCGCCGTACCCGCCGGTGCCGCCCGTCCCGCCCACCCCGCCCGGAGAGGCCGCCGCGCCGACCCGAGCGCCGGGGGCGGACACGCCGGGGCCGGGCGCACCCACGCCGGGCCCGATGCCGCCGCCGGACCGCATCGACCCCGAGAGCCCGCACCACCGGGCGTGA
- a CDS encoding DUF5107 domain-containing protein — translation MVGVTTIRRDVVTLPAAELGPDYPLPPLRPLDEVHHIDDRDREALPRDMARQVGYAPLRGLLPVRVRDGYERARAPRDFDAVVIENDRLRATVLPALGGRLVSLVHLPTGRELLYRNPVFQPANFALNGAWFSGGVEWNIGATGHTTLSCSPLHAARVPAPDGGEMLRLWEWERLRDLPFQVDLWLPDGSDFLHVGVRVRNPHERPMPTYWWSNIAVPEECRVLAPAEAAWHFGYERRLRRVPVPVPVYDGIDRTYPLNSAYAADYFYELPKGGRPWIAALDADGHGLVQTSTDGLRGRKLFVWGAGSGGRRWQQWLTEPGTGGYCEIQAGLARTQLEHVRLEAESEVSWLEAYGPLSAAPEGDDWGEVIRDAEARLERVLPSADVVAAYEAWKPCADAEPGEVVAVGSGWGALEVLRGGWKLPGTPFGEDTLGDAQAPWLHLLRAGSLPEPRRVRPPGETLVGPHWRDMLETAPATPLAEYHLGVAQWHAGDRAQAVRSWERALQLAPSLWPLLRCLAVADQENGNPERAADRYAEAFDDLCRERRDDGEAWTAATAALGREAIGALLDVRRPEQARGVWERLHPATRARGRFRLLEAELLVAEGRTEEARAAFEAGFEVADLREGDEVVGRLWERLGSGPLPERYDFRMRPPAP, via the coding sequence ATGGTCGGCGTGACGACGATCCGACGTGACGTAGTGACACTGCCGGCCGCCGAGTTGGGGCCGGACTACCCCCTTCCCCCGCTGCGCCCCCTCGACGAGGTGCACCACATCGACGACCGGGACCGCGAGGCCCTGCCGCGCGACATGGCACGGCAGGTCGGGTACGCGCCGCTGCGCGGCCTGCTGCCCGTGCGGGTCCGCGACGGCTACGAACGGGCCCGCGCCCCGAGGGACTTCGACGCCGTGGTGATCGAGAACGACCGGCTGCGCGCCACCGTGCTCCCCGCCCTCGGCGGGCGGCTGGTCTCGCTGGTCCACCTGCCGACCGGCCGTGAACTCCTCTACCGCAACCCGGTGTTCCAGCCCGCCAACTTCGCCCTCAACGGCGCCTGGTTCTCCGGCGGCGTCGAATGGAACATCGGCGCCACCGGCCACACCACCCTGTCCTGCTCACCCCTGCACGCCGCGCGCGTGCCCGCCCCCGACGGCGGGGAGATGCTGCGCCTGTGGGAGTGGGAACGCCTGCGCGACCTGCCCTTCCAGGTCGACCTCTGGCTGCCCGACGGCTCCGACTTCCTCCACGTCGGCGTCCGCGTCCGCAACCCGCACGAGCGGCCCATGCCGACGTACTGGTGGTCCAACATCGCCGTCCCCGAGGAGTGCCGGGTACTGGCCCCGGCCGAGGCGGCCTGGCACTTCGGCTACGAACGCCGGCTGCGCCGCGTCCCCGTCCCCGTCCCCGTGTACGACGGAATCGACCGGACGTACCCCTTGAACAGCGCCTACGCCGCCGACTACTTCTACGAGCTGCCCAAGGGCGGGCGGCCCTGGATCGCCGCGCTCGACGCCGACGGGCACGGGCTGGTGCAGACGTCCACCGACGGCTTGCGCGGACGCAAGCTGTTCGTGTGGGGCGCGGGCAGCGGCGGGCGGCGCTGGCAGCAGTGGCTCACCGAGCCCGGCACCGGCGGCTACTGCGAGATCCAGGCCGGGCTCGCCCGCACCCAGCTGGAGCACGTACGGCTGGAGGCGGAGAGCGAGGTGTCCTGGCTGGAGGCGTACGGGCCGCTCAGCGCCGCCCCGGAGGGCGACGACTGGGGCGAGGTGATCCGCGACGCCGAGGCGCGGCTGGAGAGGGTGCTGCCGAGCGCCGACGTGGTGGCGGCGTACGAGGCGTGGAAGCCGTGTGCCGACGCCGAGCCCGGCGAGGTGGTCGCCGTCGGCTCGGGCTGGGGTGCGCTCGAAGTGCTGCGGGGCGGCTGGAAGCTGCCGGGCACCCCCTTCGGGGAGGACACCCTCGGGGACGCCCAGGCGCCGTGGCTGCACCTGCTGCGGGCCGGGTCCCTGCCCGAACCGCGCCGGGTACGGCCGCCGGGAGAGACGCTGGTCGGACCGCACTGGCGGGACATGCTGGAGACGGCGCCCGCGACCCCGCTCGCCGAGTACCACCTCGGGGTCGCGCAGTGGCACGCCGGGGACCGGGCGCAGGCCGTGCGCAGCTGGGAGCGGGCCCTCCAACTGGCGCCCTCGCTGTGGCCGTTGCTGCGCTGCCTGGCGGTCGCGGACCAGGAGAACGGCAACCCCGAGCGGGCCGCCGACCGGTACGCGGAGGCCTTCGACGACCTGTGCCGGGAGCGGCGGGACGACGGAGAGGCGTGGACGGCGGCCACGGCGGCGCTGGGACGCGAGGCGATCGGGGCACTGCTCGACGTACGGCGTCCGGAGCAGGCGCGGGGCGTGTGGGAGCGGCTGCATCCGGCGACGCGGGCGCGGGGGCGGTTCCGGCTGCTGGAGGCCGAGCTGCTGGTCGCCGAGGGGCGGACCGAGGAGGCCCGCGCGGCGTTCGAGGCGGGCTTCGAGGTGGCCGATCTGCGGGAAGGGGACGAGGTCGTCGGGCGGTTGTGGGAGCGGCTCGGGAGCGGTCCGCTGCCCGAGCGGTACGACTTCCGGATGCGGCCGCCCGCACCCTGA
- a CDS encoding arginase family protein, giving the protein MRNIVVIDAPSNLGLRPPAPGTVPGCYKLAGALREQRIVQRLGALEGGVVVPPRYDRGDWQEGDGVFNAAAIASYTRRLADRIERHVRAGDFPLVLGGDCSIQLGASLALRRIGRYGLAAVDASADFRHPGNSDHVGAAGGEELALATGRGQEDLTNLEGLKPYLRDEDVRLFGIRDADPERTDLAALKIPVVTVGDVREWGAEALARATAEAFQVPQVRGFWVHLDADVLDPSVMPAVDSPDPDGLLPAELVALLRPLLASPHCVGLNITIYDPDLDPEGTAGALLADVVVDAFAQS; this is encoded by the coding sequence ATGCGGAATATCGTGGTGATCGACGCCCCCTCCAACCTGGGTCTGCGCCCGCCCGCCCCCGGCACCGTGCCCGGCTGTTACAAGCTCGCCGGGGCGCTGCGCGAACAGCGGATCGTGCAGCGGCTGGGCGCGCTGGAGGGCGGGGTGGTCGTGCCGCCGCGCTACGACCGGGGGGACTGGCAGGAGGGCGACGGGGTGTTCAACGCCGCCGCCATCGCCTCGTACACGCGCAGGCTGGCCGACCGGATCGAGCGCCATGTGCGCGCCGGGGACTTCCCGCTCGTGCTCGGCGGTGACTGCTCCATCCAGCTCGGCGCGTCCCTCGCCCTGCGCCGGATCGGCCGGTACGGGCTGGCGGCCGTCGACGCCTCCGCTGACTTCCGGCACCCCGGCAACTCCGACCACGTCGGCGCGGCCGGCGGCGAGGAGCTGGCGCTGGCCACCGGGCGGGGCCAGGAGGACCTGACGAACCTGGAAGGGCTCAAGCCCTATCTGCGGGACGAGGACGTACGGCTCTTCGGGATCCGCGACGCCGACCCGGAACGTACGGATCTCGCCGCCCTGAAGATCCCCGTCGTGACCGTCGGGGACGTGCGCGAGTGGGGCGCGGAGGCGCTCGCACGGGCCACCGCCGAGGCCTTCCAGGTCCCCCAAGTGCGGGGCTTCTGGGTGCACCTGGACGCCGACGTGCTCGACCCGAGCGTGATGCCCGCCGTCGACAGCCCCGACCCGGACGGACTGCTCCCCGCCGAACTCGTCGCGCTGCTGCGCCCGTTGCTCGCCTCACCGCACTGCGTCGGCCTCAACATCACCATCTACGACCCCGACCTCGACCCCGAGGGCACGGCGGGCGCGCTGCTGGCGGACGTCGTCGTGGACGCCTTTGCGCAATCCTGA
- a CDS encoding DUF6204 family protein: protein MSEKHTYRVIVRGSWDGLTDEARARLLAEAADHGMPSMRFTEEGTLSYEASPLKHFSMRYVVVSDAEDGEEMAAALAEERAEATLRGLGCDFRGLRSTVTDLDTMKINHKPASRR, encoded by the coding sequence ATGAGCGAGAAGCACACCTACCGGGTCATCGTCCGGGGCTCCTGGGACGGGCTGACCGACGAGGCCCGGGCCCGGCTGCTGGCGGAGGCCGCCGACCACGGGATGCCGAGCATGCGGTTCACCGAGGAGGGGACGCTGTCGTACGAGGCGTCGCCGCTGAAGCACTTCTCGATGCGGTACGTGGTCGTGTCCGACGCCGAGGACGGCGAGGAGATGGCGGCCGCGCTCGCGGAGGAGCGCGCCGAGGCGACCCTGCGCGGGCTCGGCTGCGACTTCCGGGGACTGCGCTCGACGGTCACCGACCTCGACACCATGAAGATCAACCACAAGCCCGCGTCTCGACGGTGA
- a CDS encoding GNAT family N-acetyltransferase, with amino-acid sequence MPHIASRYLAEGPRVGIRHFTYEDGAEFTARVRESKDLHQPWLFPPESAEVYARYAGRLIEDPTKAGFLVCETDTGALAGYININNIVGGAFQSGALGYGAFAHAAGRGLMREGLNLVIGHAFGPMRLHRLEINVQPGNTASIALARACGFRREGFSPNMLYIGGAWRDHERWALTVETRACG; translated from the coding sequence ATGCCGCACATCGCGTCCCGCTACCTCGCCGAGGGCCCCCGCGTGGGCATACGCCACTTCACCTACGAGGACGGCGCCGAGTTCACGGCCCGGGTCCGGGAGAGCAAGGATCTGCACCAGCCGTGGCTCTTCCCGCCGGAGAGCGCCGAGGTGTACGCCCGCTATGCCGGCCGGCTGATCGAGGACCCGACGAAGGCGGGGTTCCTGGTGTGCGAGACGGACACGGGAGCCCTCGCCGGATACATCAACATCAACAACATCGTCGGCGGCGCCTTCCAGAGCGGTGCTCTCGGATACGGCGCCTTCGCACACGCCGCCGGGCGGGGCCTGATGCGCGAAGGGCTGAACCTCGTGATCGGCCACGCCTTCGGGCCGATGCGGCTGCACCGGCTGGAGATCAACGTGCAGCCGGGCAACACCGCCTCCATCGCCCTGGCCCGCGCCTGCGGATTCCGCCGGGAGGGGTTCTCGCCCAACATGCTCTACATCGGCGGCGCCTGGCGGGACCACGAACGCTGGGCGCTCACCGTCGAGACGCGGGCTTGTGGTTGA